ggaagcccccctTGCCTTCCCAGACGCGGCTCCGGCTTCCTGCTCCGGGCTCCTcagccccggcccccagccctgACCGTGGGAGGGTCCGTGCCTGGAGGTTGAGGCACAGCAAAGCTCAGGCACGGAGTGGGGGAGGCAGAgtttgcagaatgaatgaatgaatgaatgaatgaatgaatgaagagtcTAGTCTGTACGCAGGCAGACGGCGGGGCTCTGCTCGGCTCACCGGGGCCCCACCCGGGTTGGGAGGCGGCCCCAGGCCAGGCACCGAAGGCCCAGGTTGAGGAGGCGAGGCCAGCGGAAGAGGAGGCTGTGCGCGGTCCGCACGTACAGGGCGCCCGAGGGCTCCAGGGCCTTGAGCAGCGTCAGCGGGGAGTAGCGGGCGTTGGTCTGCCGGCGCAGGGGTGGCCGCGCCTTGCCGATGATCTTGACAATGACCTGTGGGGTGCAGCCCTGAGCTCTGGGAGCCCCCCGGGAGGGCCCCTCCCGCCAATATACCTGAGCCAGGTATGGGGGCCTGTCACTCGTCACTCACCTGGGCCACCTCCTGCGGGCTCTGTCCCACTGAGCGGAAGAGCTCCCTGGAGGCCGGGAGGTAGAAGTCCCGGAAGTAGCGCAGGGTGTCGGGGTCAGTGCCTGGGAACTCGGCCGTGGAAGCCTGCGCCAGGAGCTTCCCCTCAAACTCCGTGGCCACTGGGCCTGGCTCCACCAGGGAGATGCTGGGCGCAGGGCAGGGGGAGTGAGCCCGGCTGCCCCATTTTGcccgtttatttatttacagagacagggtctccttctgtggcccagactgcagggcagtggcccgatcatagctcactgcagcctcgaactcctggactcaagcgatcctcctgcctcagcctcccgagtagctgggactacaggcatgcgccaccatgcccggctaatttctaaaattctttgtacagatttttctaaaattcttgccatattgcccaggctggtctcgaactcctggcctcaagcgatcctcccacctcagcctcccaaagtgctgagattccaggcgtgagccaccgtgcccggcccattttGCCCATGTTGCCAACCTTTCCCCCTCGCTCCTGCATTTCTCCTGTCGTTCTTTCATCCCTCCTCATTcctcgccccctccccgcgcccaCCCAAAAGTGCCGGCTCACAAGATGTTGAACTGCAGCAACTGGATGGCCAGACTTTCGAAGAATCCCTCCAGGGCGAACTTGGAGGCCGCGTAGACATCGTTGAACATGACGCCTGAGGGCATGGGAGGAAGGCGGGCTCCTGGGGGTCTGCAGGACGGGCTTTGTGGGCCCCAGCGTGATGGGGTCTTTGGGAGACCCAGCAGGGAGGAGTTGGGGGTCCCCGGCGAGGGAGAGATCTGGTGCCAATGCAACGGGTGAGTGGCATTGTCTGACGGGGTCATAGGGGGTCATGATGGGGCTGTCCTGGAGTGTCAGCTGTCACCCCGTCCCAGGGAACCCCCTTATCCACCATCTGCTACATCCCTGGGGCCACGTGGGCATGGGAGTCCCCCTTCAGCAGGGCCCTTGTCACCCCTGGTAGATGCAGCTGCAGCAGAGTGACAAGTAGGGCGGGCGGATTCCTTAGGGGACGGCAGAGGAAGGGGACAGATCCCAGGACATTtccagggggaggaagggagtcTAGAGGGCTCAAGGAGGAGAGACCCGGGAGCACGGATGGCAAGTAGGTGTCCGCCAGAGCTGGCCCGtagcagacatcactaatcaaccaCTGATTTCTTTTCTGCTGACCCTCAGAGTCCTT
This portion of the Microcebus murinus isolate Inina chromosome 27, M.murinus_Inina_mat1.0, whole genome shotgun sequence genome encodes:
- the RDH8 gene encoding retinol dehydrogenase 8, whose protein sequence is MAAAPRTVLISGCSSGIGLELAVQLARDPRQRYQVVATMRDLRKKETLEAAAGEALGQTLTVAQLDVCSDESVAQCLGSIQGGEVDVLVNNAGMGTVGPVEGLSIAAMQSIFDTNFFGAVRLVKAVLPGMKRRRQGHIVVVSSVMGLQGVMFNDVYAASKFALEGFFESLAIQLLQFNIFISLVEPGPVATEFEGKLLAQASTAEFPGTDPDTLRYFRDFYLPASRELFRSVGQSPQEVAQVIVKIIGKARPPLRRQTNARYSPLTLLKALEPSGALYVRTAHSLLFRWPRLLNLGLRCLAWGRLPTRVGPR